One genomic window of Geodermatophilus sp. DSM 44513 includes the following:
- a CDS encoding mycofactocin system FadH/OYE family oxidoreductase 1, translating into MRRVPAGRHALTRLTDPLVLAGRTAPSRVLFGPHETNLARGRALSARHVAHYARRAAGGCGVVVTETASVHVSDHPYELSPLAADCGPGWADVVAACRPYGALVLASLGHTGAQGTSAHAGTALWAPSAVPDVVTREVPVAMEQPDVDALVAGFAAGTRVAVAADVDGVEVDAGPRSLLRQFLSGLTNARTDGYGADRARLLREVLAAVRAPLGPRRVLALRLACDEQAPWAGITPDLAVGYAAALAPLVDLLVVVRGGGLAPSAYRPDGHVPPGFNTDLTRAVRAAAGGTPVVLQGSVVDVAAAQRALDDGVADAVEMTRAQLADADLVVEARAGVPVRPCTLCNQACQVRDVRNPPVSCVADPSHDGDLPDGTGRRVTVVGGGPAGLEAARVLASAGAAVRLVECADRLGGALHAVAALPGRARFADLAGWLAGEVSRLGVRVELGTAADGGDVVATGARRRPGVTAADVLAGAGLPPGPVVVWDPVGGPVGVGVAELLAAAGREVVLVTPDAVAGERLGGDLGPANARLARAGVRRETSSLLRSAADGVAVLADRWTGTERSVPCAVVVDAGPLLPGEVPPGGSAAGDAVAPRTVLEAVLEGRRAARAVLTRGATDLAAP; encoded by the coding sequence GTGCGACGAGTCCCCGCTGGCCGGCATGCGCTGACCCGGCTCACCGACCCGCTGGTCCTGGCGGGCCGGACGGCGCCCTCCCGGGTGCTGTTCGGCCCGCACGAGACCAACCTGGCCCGCGGCCGGGCGCTGTCGGCGCGGCACGTCGCCCACTACGCCCGGCGGGCGGCCGGTGGGTGCGGCGTCGTGGTCACCGAGACCGCGTCGGTGCACGTCTCCGACCACCCCTACGAGCTCAGCCCCCTGGCCGCCGACTGCGGCCCCGGCTGGGCGGACGTCGTCGCCGCCTGCCGCCCGTACGGCGCCCTGGTGCTCGCCTCGCTCGGGCACACCGGGGCCCAGGGCACGTCGGCGCACGCGGGGACGGCGCTGTGGGCGCCGTCCGCGGTGCCGGACGTGGTCACCCGCGAGGTGCCCGTCGCGATGGAGCAGCCGGACGTCGACGCGCTCGTCGCCGGCTTCGCGGCCGGCACCCGGGTCGCGGTGGCGGCCGACGTGGACGGCGTGGAGGTCGACGCCGGCCCGCGCTCGCTGCTGCGCCAGTTCCTCTCCGGCCTGACCAACGCCCGCACCGACGGCTACGGCGCCGACCGGGCGCGGCTGCTGCGCGAGGTGCTCGCCGCCGTCCGGGCCCCGCTCGGCCCGCGGCGGGTGCTGGCGCTGCGGCTGGCCTGCGACGAGCAGGCGCCCTGGGCCGGGATCACGCCCGACCTCGCCGTCGGGTACGCCGCGGCGCTCGCCCCGCTGGTCGACCTGCTCGTCGTCGTCCGCGGCGGCGGGCTCGCGCCCTCGGCGTACCGGCCCGACGGCCACGTGCCGCCCGGCTTCAACACCGACCTCACCCGCGCGGTCCGCGCGGCCGCCGGGGGCACGCCGGTCGTCCTGCAGGGGTCGGTCGTGGACGTCGCCGCCGCCCAGCGGGCGCTGGACGACGGGGTCGCCGACGCGGTGGAGATGACCCGCGCCCAGCTCGCCGACGCGGACCTGGTGGTCGAGGCGCGGGCCGGCGTCCCGGTGCGGCCGTGCACCCTGTGCAACCAGGCCTGCCAGGTGCGCGACGTCCGCAACCCGCCGGTCAGCTGCGTGGCCGACCCGTCGCACGACGGTGACCTCCCCGACGGCACCGGCCGGCGGGTCACCGTGGTCGGCGGTGGCCCGGCGGGGCTGGAGGCGGCCCGCGTGCTGGCGTCCGCGGGGGCCGCCGTCCGGCTGGTGGAGTGCGCCGACCGGCTCGGCGGCGCGCTGCACGCGGTGGCCGCGCTGCCCGGCCGGGCGCGGTTCGCCGACCTCGCCGGCTGGCTGGCCGGGGAGGTGTCGCGGCTGGGGGTGCGGGTCGAGCTGGGCACCGCCGCCGACGGCGGGGACGTCGTGGCCACCGGCGCGCGGCGGCGTCCTGGTGTGACCGCCGCCGACGTGCTGGCCGGCGCGGGGCTGCCGCCCGGTCCGGTGGTGGTGTGGGACCCGGTCGGGGGGCCGGTCGGCGTGGGGGTCGCGGAGTTGCTCGCCGCGGCCGGTCGCGAGGTCGTGCTGGTCACACCGGACGCGGTGGCCGGCGAGCGGCTCGGCGGGGACCTGGGCCCGGCCAACGCCCGGCTGGCGCGGGCCGGCGTGCGGCGGGAGACGTCGTCGCTGCTGCGGTCGGCCGCCGACGGGGTGGCGGTGCTGGCCGACCGCTGGACCGGGACGGAACGGTCCGTGCCGTGCGCCGTCGTGGTGGACGCCGGGCCGCTGCTGCCGGGGGAGGTGCCGCCCGGCGGGTCCGCGGCCGGGGACGCCGTCGCGCCGCGCACCGTGCTCGAGGCGGTGCTCGAGGGCCGGCGCGCGGCGCGGGCGGTGCTCACCCGGGGTGCGACCGACCTGGCCGCCCCCTGA
- the mftC gene encoding mycofactocin radical SAM maturase (MftC is a radical SAM/SPASM enzyme that catalyzes the first two steps in biosynthesis of the electron carrier mycofactocin from the terminal Val-Tyr dipeptide of the precursor peptide MftA.), whose product MTSVLPQRPVGGRLVDQFEYGLDAPICLTWELTYACNLACAHCLSSSGRRDPRELSTAEAEAVIDELQRMQVFYVNVGGGEPTVRPDFWHLLDYAIGHDVGVKFSTNGVRLDRARAEQLARTDYVDVQISLDGATAEVNDRVRGTGSYATAIRALENLAEAGMRDFKVSVVVTRENAGQLDEFRALTDRYGAQLRITRLRPSGRGADVWDSLHPTQAQQRELYAWLLANGDRVLTGDSFFHLSAFGEALPGLNLCGAGRVVCLIDPVGDVYACPFAIHEQFLAGNVRSPGGFQRVWQHSELFADLRSPQTGGACTKCAHFDACRGGCMAAKFFTGLPLDGPDPECVQGYGESALAARDAGTVAPRSSVDHSHTGPVRGQPTLLGMPAVPAKMCDESPLAGMR is encoded by the coding sequence ATGACCAGCGTCCTGCCCCAGCGCCCCGTGGGCGGGCGGCTGGTCGACCAGTTCGAGTACGGGCTGGACGCGCCGATCTGCCTGACCTGGGAGCTCACCTACGCCTGCAACCTGGCCTGCGCGCACTGCCTGTCCTCCTCCGGACGGCGCGACCCGCGCGAGCTGTCCACCGCCGAGGCCGAGGCGGTGATCGACGAGCTGCAGCGCATGCAGGTCTTCTACGTCAACGTCGGCGGCGGCGAGCCCACCGTCCGGCCGGACTTCTGGCACCTGCTCGACTACGCCATCGGCCACGACGTCGGCGTCAAGTTCTCCACCAACGGCGTCAGGCTGGACCGCGCCCGCGCCGAGCAGCTGGCCCGCACCGACTACGTCGACGTGCAGATCTCCCTGGACGGCGCGACCGCCGAGGTCAACGACCGCGTCCGCGGCACCGGCTCCTACGCCACCGCCATCCGGGCGCTGGAGAACCTCGCCGAGGCCGGCATGCGCGACTTCAAGGTGTCCGTCGTGGTGACCCGGGAGAACGCCGGGCAGCTCGACGAGTTCCGGGCGCTCACCGACCGCTACGGCGCCCAGCTGCGGATCACCCGGCTGCGCCCGTCGGGCCGCGGCGCCGACGTCTGGGACTCCCTGCACCCCACCCAGGCCCAGCAGCGGGAGCTCTACGCCTGGCTGCTCGCCAACGGTGACCGGGTGCTGACCGGCGACTCGTTCTTCCACCTGTCGGCGTTCGGCGAGGCGCTGCCCGGCCTGAACCTCTGCGGCGCCGGCCGGGTGGTCTGCCTGATCGACCCGGTGGGTGACGTCTACGCCTGCCCGTTCGCCATCCACGAGCAGTTCCTCGCCGGCAACGTGCGCTCGCCGGGCGGGTTCCAGCGGGTGTGGCAGCACTCGGAGCTGTTCGCCGACCTGCGCAGCCCGCAGACCGGCGGCGCCTGCACGAAGTGCGCGCACTTCGACGCCTGCCGGGGCGGCTGCATGGCGGCCAAGTTCTTCACCGGCCTGCCCCTGGACGGTCCCGACCCCGAGTGCGTGCAGGGCTACGGCGAGTCCGCGCTGGCCGCCCGCGACGCGGGCACCGTCGCGCCGCGCAGCTCGGTCGACCACTCGCACACCGGCCCGGTCCGCGGCCAGCCCACGCTGCTCGGCATGCCGGCCGTCCCCGCGAAGATGTGCGACGAGTCCCCGCTGGCCGGCATGCGCTGA
- the mftB gene encoding mycofactocin biosynthesis chaperone MftB (MftB, a small protein, is a peptide chaperone that assists the radical SAM enzyme MftC in performing two modifications to the C-terminal Val-Tyr dipeptide of the mycofactocin precursor peptide, MftA. MftB's role is analogous to the role of PqqD in the biosynthesis of PQQ, a cofactor that derives entirely from a Tyr and a Glu in the precursor PqqA.), with amino-acid sequence MRGVLIDAPLAAPVAPPGGAGAASPSGSGAPAPAPSAGFDPSLPWRKAPSVALRPEPFGALVYSFGTRKLSFLKSKALVTVVETLAEHPSADAALVACGVPVAQQPAYRRALADLARSQMIERRTSSPPEKDPPAPHRSHARGGTLQEGRPELAAGPCDEATPEAHR; translated from the coding sequence GTGCGGGGTGTACTGATCGACGCGCCGCTCGCGGCGCCGGTCGCGCCCCCCGGCGGGGCCGGCGCCGCCTCCCCGTCGGGCTCCGGCGCTCCCGCGCCCGCCCCGTCCGCGGGCTTCGACCCGTCCCTGCCCTGGCGCAAGGCCCCGTCGGTGGCCCTGCGCCCGGAGCCGTTCGGCGCGCTGGTCTACTCCTTCGGGACCAGGAAGCTGTCCTTCCTCAAGTCGAAGGCGCTGGTCACCGTCGTCGAGACGCTGGCCGAGCACCCCAGCGCCGACGCCGCCCTGGTCGCCTGCGGCGTCCCGGTGGCCCAGCAGCCCGCCTACCGCCGGGCGCTGGCCGACCTCGCCCGCTCGCAGATGATCGAGAGAAGGACCTCGTCGCCCCCCGAGAAGGACCCTCCTGCCCCCCACCGCTCGCACGCTCGCGGCGGGACCCTGCAGGAGGGCCGTCCGGAGCTCGCGGCGGGCCCCTGCGACGAGGCCACCCCGGAGGCTCACCGATGA
- the mftA gene encoding mycofactocin precursor MftA (Mycofactocin is a small molecule electron carrier derived from the final two amino acids, Val-Tyr, of MftA, the mycofactocin precursor. It plays a role in redox homeostasis and the metabolism of alcohols and aldehydes in Actinobacteria, including Mycobacterium tuberculosis.), with the protein MPETDDTQTGSGPEAAPAVEETLVEESLVEEVSIDGMCGVY; encoded by the coding sequence GTGCCCGAGACCGACGACACCCAGACCGGCAGCGGCCCGGAGGCCGCTCCCGCGGTCGAGGAGACCCTGGTCGAGGAGTCCCTCGTCGAGGAGGTCTCCATCGACGGCATGTGCGGGGTGTACTGA
- the mftR gene encoding mycofactocin system transcriptional regulator (MftR, the mycofactocin system transcriptional regulator, is an uncharacterized TetR family DNA-binding transcription factor. Its role is inferred by context. It occurs as part of the biosynthesis locus for mycofactocin, a partially characterized electron carrier derived from the terminal Val-Tyr dipeptide of the precursor peptide MftA, through a radical SAM enzyme-mediated process.), with the protein MTEGPVDVRADTRARLQQAALELSTRDGFEQVTADDIAEAAGTSRRTFFRCFATKADAVWGEFGAHVDRLERLLAATRDDQPVLASICAAYVEVNDYADGDLPILRQRMALILGEPALQAHSQVRYADVDRVVAEHVARRTGQAPGDLLPRLVATTTRAAATTAFEVWLADGTTTLGRALHAAFDQLALGFPALRGAPPSSTTS; encoded by the coding sequence GTGACCGAGGGGCCCGTGGACGTGCGCGCCGACACCCGCGCCCGCCTGCAGCAGGCGGCCCTGGAGCTGTCCACCCGGGACGGCTTCGAGCAGGTCACCGCCGACGACATCGCCGAGGCGGCGGGGACCAGCCGGCGCACGTTCTTCCGCTGCTTCGCGACCAAGGCCGACGCGGTGTGGGGCGAGTTCGGCGCGCACGTCGACCGCCTCGAGCGGCTGCTGGCGGCGACCCGTGACGACCAGCCGGTGCTGGCCTCGATCTGCGCGGCCTACGTCGAGGTCAACGACTACGCCGACGGCGACCTGCCGATCCTGCGGCAGCGGATGGCGCTGATCCTCGGCGAGCCGGCGCTGCAGGCCCACTCGCAGGTGCGCTACGCCGACGTCGACCGGGTGGTGGCCGAGCACGTCGCCCGCCGCACGGGGCAGGCCCCCGGCGACCTGCTCCCCCGGCTGGTGGCCACCACCACGCGGGCCGCGGCGACCACGGCGTTCGAGGTGTGGCTCGCCGACGGGACGACGACCCTCGGGCGGGCCCTGCACGCCGCCTTCGACCAGCTCGCGCTCGGCTTCCCGGCCCTGCGTGGGGCCCCGCCGTCCTCGACGACCAGCTGA
- the mdo gene encoding NDMA-dependent methanol dehydrogenase (This methanol dehydrogenase is considered a nicotinoprotein, since its NADP cofactor remains is not dissociable, but instead remains permanently bound. A member of this family has been shown to act as a formaldehyde dismutase, able to convert two molecules of formaldehyde (plus one water molecule) into one of methanol and one of formate, with no net change in its redox state. More recently, it was shown in Mycobacterium smegmatis that this enzyme is critical to ethanol utilization, for which the biosynthesis of the cofactor-like electron carrier mycofactocin is also required.), translated as MKVEELLRPFPIKEFHPFPRALMGPGAHEIIGPEALKLGFKRTLIMTSGLRGTDIVHKIAESMKYHGLEVVVYDKVESNPKDYNVMDAVGMYQENECDSFVSIGGGSSHDACKGARISVAHDGRSVNEFEGFNQSENPKNPPHIAVSTTAGTGSETSWAYVITDTTTDPDNPHKYVAFDDTSVTTLAIDDPVLYYDCPVDYTAQCGFDVLAHASEPYVSRLNFQPSLGNALYAIKLTSQHLRQAVWNGQDLGGREGMMYAQYIAAQAFNSGGLGIIHSISHAVSAFYDTHHGLNNAIALPRVWAFNMPTQYQRFADIAEAMGVDTHGMTAPQAADAALAAAIRLMRDVGIPERFVDVTTDSYSKNRLGQGPTRFYENAAVIKGDDTDVDRITNHVLGDACTPGNAKECTFETVRPVVEHCMSGDLDDLLG; from the coding sequence ATGAAGGTCGAAGAACTCCTCAGGCCGTTCCCGATCAAGGAGTTCCACCCGTTCCCGCGGGCCCTGATGGGCCCCGGCGCCCACGAGATCATCGGCCCGGAGGCGCTCAAGCTGGGCTTCAAGCGGACGCTGATCATGACGTCGGGCCTGCGCGGCACCGACATCGTCCACAAGATCGCGGAGTCGATGAAGTACCACGGCCTCGAGGTCGTCGTCTACGACAAGGTCGAGTCCAACCCCAAGGACTACAACGTCATGGACGCCGTGGGGATGTACCAGGAGAACGAGTGCGACAGCTTCGTCTCCATCGGCGGCGGGTCCAGCCACGACGCCTGCAAGGGCGCGCGCATCTCGGTGGCCCACGACGGGCGCAGCGTCAACGAGTTCGAGGGGTTCAACCAGTCGGAGAACCCGAAGAACCCGCCGCACATCGCCGTCTCCACCACCGCCGGCACCGGCTCGGAGACCAGCTGGGCCTACGTCATCACCGACACCACGACCGACCCGGACAACCCGCACAAGTACGTGGCCTTCGACGACACCAGCGTGACCACGCTGGCCATCGACGACCCGGTCCTCTACTACGACTGCCCGGTCGACTACACCGCCCAGTGCGGCTTCGACGTCCTGGCGCACGCCAGCGAGCCCTACGTGTCCCGGCTGAACTTCCAGCCGTCCCTCGGCAACGCCCTGTACGCGATCAAGCTGACCAGCCAGCACCTGCGCCAGGCGGTGTGGAACGGCCAGGACCTCGGCGGCCGCGAGGGCATGATGTACGCCCAGTACATCGCCGCGCAGGCGTTCAACTCCGGCGGCCTGGGCATCATCCACTCGATCAGCCACGCGGTGAGCGCCTTCTACGACACCCACCACGGGCTGAACAACGCGATCGCGCTGCCGCGGGTCTGGGCGTTCAACATGCCCACCCAGTACCAGCGGTTCGCCGACATCGCCGAGGCCATGGGCGTGGACACCCACGGGATGACCGCCCCGCAGGCCGCCGACGCCGCACTGGCCGCGGCCATCCGGCTGATGCGCGACGTGGGCATCCCCGAGCGGTTCGTGGACGTCACCACCGACAGCTACTCGAAGAACCGGCTGGGGCAGGGCCCGACGCGCTTCTACGAGAACGCCGCGGTCATCAAGGGCGACGACACCGACGTCGACCGGATCACCAACCACGTGCTCGGCGACGCCTGCACGCCGGGCAACGCCAAGGAGTGCACGTTCGAGACCGTCCGCCCGGTGGTCGAGCACTGCATGTCCGGCGACCTCGACGACCTGCTCGGCTGA
- a CDS encoding MoxR family ATPase, protein MTLQPVPADAVPASPDFDSPDDVARAFAEHGYIADRRLATTTFVMSRLAKPLLLEGPAGVGKTELAKTLAAATGRRLLRLQCYEGQDETKALYEWDYGKQLLYTQILRDKAAELLEDTTSLADAVDRIAGADSAFFNERFLAPRPLLEAVRSPDPVVLLVDEVDRADEALEAVLLEMLAEYQVSVPEIGTFVAQQAPYVVLTSNNTRDLSAALKRRCLHLFLEYPDADRELEILRSKQTGLADAAAQRLVQIVRGLRGLDLRKAPSISETIDWARTLAVLGVSELDAQVLGDTVSVVAKYERDVQRSREALPRLVDPNATVPAPADHGHGHAHGSHSHGGHAHTHDDGDDGRRARAAKDTPGRHDGNYYGQQAPAESPPPAAPRQVRPGQGERSFNRGGGARRRPV, encoded by the coding sequence GTGACCCTCCAGCCCGTGCCCGCCGACGCCGTCCCCGCCTCCCCCGACTTCGACTCGCCGGACGACGTGGCCCGCGCCTTCGCCGAGCACGGCTACATCGCCGACCGGCGGCTGGCCACCACCACGTTCGTCATGTCCCGGCTGGCCAAGCCGCTGCTGCTGGAGGGCCCGGCCGGGGTCGGCAAGACCGAGCTGGCCAAGACGCTGGCCGCCGCCACCGGACGCCGGCTGCTGCGGCTGCAGTGCTACGAGGGCCAGGACGAGACCAAGGCGCTCTACGAGTGGGACTACGGCAAGCAGCTGCTCTACACCCAGATCCTCCGGGACAAGGCCGCCGAGCTGCTCGAGGACACCACCTCGCTGGCCGACGCCGTCGACCGGATCGCCGGCGCGGACAGCGCCTTCTTCAACGAGCGGTTCCTCGCCCCGCGGCCGCTGCTGGAGGCGGTCCGCTCGCCGGACCCGGTGGTGCTGCTGGTCGACGAGGTCGACCGCGCCGACGAGGCCCTGGAGGCGGTGCTGCTGGAGATGCTCGCGGAATACCAGGTGTCGGTGCCCGAGATCGGCACCTTCGTCGCCCAGCAGGCGCCGTACGTCGTCCTGACCTCGAACAACACCCGCGACCTGTCCGCGGCGCTCAAGCGGCGCTGCCTGCACCTGTTCCTGGAGTACCCCGACGCCGACCGCGAGCTGGAGATCCTCCGGTCCAAGCAGACCGGCCTGGCCGACGCGGCGGCGCAGCGGCTGGTGCAGATCGTCCGCGGGCTGCGCGGCCTGGACCTGCGCAAGGCCCCGAGCATCTCCGAGACCATCGACTGGGCGCGCACCCTCGCTGTCCTCGGGGTGAGCGAGCTGGACGCGCAGGTGCTCGGCGACACCGTGTCCGTCGTCGCCAAGTACGAGCGCGACGTGCAGCGCTCGCGCGAGGCGCTGCCCCGGCTGGTCGACCCCAACGCGACGGTGCCCGCGCCGGCGGACCACGGCCACGGCCACGCGCACGGGTCCCACTCCCACGGCGGGCACGCGCACACCCACGACGACGGGGACGACGGGCGCCGGGCGCGGGCGGCCAAGGACACCCCCGGCCGGCACGACGGGAACTACTACGGCCAGCAGGCGCCGGCGGAGTCCCCGCCGCCGGCCGCTCCGCGGCAGGTGCGGCCCGGGCAGGGCGAGCGGTCGTTCAACCGGGGCGGCGGCGCCCGGCGGCGGCCGGTCTGA